ACGATCCCTCGCTCTCGATCGCACTGCTCGCCTCCTCCAACACGATCGGCGGTAATTTCGAGGGCTGCTACAACACGTCGGACCAAGCCGAGCACGGCAGTTGGCTCTGGCTCGCCGAAGAGAACACCGAACTCGAGGTCAACGCCCAAAACAAGATGTTCTCGTGCATGGCACAGTACGGCGGCGACGCTTCGCAGAATACCGCCGCGCGAATCTACGGCTACGCGTCCTTCCTCTTGACCTACAATCCCTCGCTCGACGTCTTGTGGGAATGGTTCGCGACGCCGTCCAAATTCCACGTCTTCCCGGAATCGCAAATCGTGGCGCTCGATCCGGTCGTCGCGGCGCCGGCTTCGGTCAGCGGACTGCTCCAGTCGGGCGGCGCCTATGCGCGGCAATACCAAGAGTGCTTTTATGCCGGCACGTACGTCGGGCGGTGCGCCGTGGTCGTAAACTCCGGCACCACCACCGTCAGTTTCCCGTACACCGGATACTCGCACACGCTGACGCTAAGCGGTTACGGCGTACTGGATGGCGGAACGCTCTCGACCGGCGGCCCGGCCCCCGCATCCACGCTGGGACCGCTGCAAGCCGAGATCGCGTTCCAATAGGCCCGCGGGCGGCGAGCGCGCGTTACGAACGGACCTCGGTTTCGACCGTGGTTCCGGCACCGGTCAGCGGATGCAGCTGAATCAGAAAGCGCTCGCCCTCGACGTTGAGCGATCCGGGGAAACCGGCGACGTCGCGGCCTCCGAGCGGTGCTTTGCCGAGCGGATACCAACGGTTCGCGCGCGCGTCGTAGCGGTAGGTCAAAAAGCATGTGCCGGCGGCGCCGCATCCCCAGCGGTCACCCTCGCCCGCGAGGATCCCGACCTCGACCGTGCCGTCGGCTTTGGTGATCGCGGCGATCGACGCGAGCGAGCCGCCCGCGCTCGGATCGATGGTTCCGGCGGTGCGCGTGAGGCCGCTGCGCGTATCATAGAGCGCGTAGCACGCGGTAAAAAGACGATCGGGCGTTTCGCAGCCGTGCACGAACATCAAATCGCCGTCGCGCATCGTCGTGGCCGAGACCGCCGCGATCACCGGGATTCCGGGCGGAACGCGAGGCCGCATCGACCAGTCGTACTGATACGGTGCCATGCCGCCGCGATACCCATCTTGCGGTGCGCCGACGAGATAGGGACTATCCGGGGTGAGCCGCGCCAGCGGGCGCATACCGGGCGTTAACGTGAAGGCATCGCGGCCGGCGCAATTCGTCCACGTCCAACGATCGCCCGCGGGCGCGCGCGCACGAAAACACGCCAGCGCGAGCCCCTCGCTCGACTCGCCGCGACCGTACCAGCTCCCGGCCAACTCTTCGACATCCATGAGGTAATACACGTACGCCCCGGAGCGCATCACGCCGCCGAAAAGAAAGTGACGGTGCAGCCCGCTGCCGCGTTCCACCAGCATCGTATCGGGTCCATGCGGCGACGCGCAGCTCAGCGCACCGTCACAATGGACCTGCGGCGGCGGGAGCGGCCCGTTCACCGGCGTGGTGATGCCGACGACTGCCGGTGCGAGAAGCGCGCCGCCGACACGCATTGCCGGATCGTACTTCACCTGCACGGCCGCAAAGCGGCCGCGAGCCTGCGGGCATGCGCCGGAAAATGCAGCGGTGACTTGCGTTGCGGCGGCGGCCGCATCGCCCGCCGCTGCGATCCGTACCGCGCAGTGCACGCTGCCCAGGTCGAACGTCATCGTGCCCGGTCCTTCACCCGCATGAACGATGCCGACGTCCGCATACGCATCGTCCTGCGGTGTAAGGGTCAGCGTTTCGCCTCCGTCACCGGGCGGCACGTGCGAAGACCGGAAATCCCACGCACCCGCGGTCGTATCAAAGGTTCCGCCACCCGGTTTTGCATGCAGCGTGACGTAGCTCTGCGCTCCGGACTGTCCGTAACGGCTGCCCGGCTGCTGCTGACCGGCGATGATCGTTACCGCGCCGACCGTCGCGTACGACGCTTCGGAAATGCCGACGCTCGGTAAGAGATATTCCGGCGAATTCGCCAGCGCGTCGAGAACGCGCAGATCGCTTGCGCCGTCCGCGGCAAATTTGAACGGCTCGCATGCAAGCCTTCCCAAGCAACGCCACGCGTCCGGCGGGTGATACGGGATGTAGGTGCTGATCGCGCCGTAGACCGCGAGGATCCCGCCGCCGGCGGTTTGCGCCAGCGCCGGGGCATCATGCCCTGCTTCGGAGAGCGCCGTCGTGTAGTTGCCGTTCGGCGGGACGTTGATCTGCCGGTCGGCGAGCATCGTGCCGGAATCCGCGTTCCAGATCGCCGCGCCCGGTTGAATCGTTCCCACCGCGCCGTTGTGTCCGTCGCCGTCGACTTCGAAGGCGCCGAGCACGAGATTTGGCGTGCCTTTGAGCAGAAGCGACGTTCGCGTCAAATTCGCCGGCTGCGTTTTGGCGACGCGGTCCGCCGCGCGGACGGGCTGATCTGCGGCCAGCGTTCCGATGCATCCCGCGGTTGCGAGAATCGCCGCGAATGCGGCGATCAACCGGACCATCGCGCCTGTTCGAGGACGTGCGCGTAGCGATCGCCGAAATGGGCGACTTCGAACGGCGCTACCGCTTCCTCCGAAAGGATCGCGGTCGATCCGCTGCGCCATTCGCGCACGGCATCGACGATCGCGGCGCGAAGACCGGCGACGTCGCGCAGGCGCTGGCCGGCGCCCGTTTCTTCGAGCGCCTCATCCATCACCGTTCGTCCGGCGGGACCGCCGACGGCGAGAATCTTACGGCGCGCGCCAAAGTATTCGAAGAGCTTGCCGGTATAGGTGCCCCGCTCGTCCACACCGTTGCGAACGAAAATGATCAAGCGCGACGCCGCTCGCTCCCGTCGCAGGATCTCCTCGCGCGGCGCGCGCCCGTGAAACGTCATGACCGAGCTCAGGCCGCACGCATCGGCTTGCGCAAAAAGCCAACCCTCCGGCTCACCGTAGAGGTCGACCTGGACTTCGCTTTCGGCGACTGCGCCTTCGCGAATCAGCTCCGCGAGCGCTTCGAAAAACGGCAACGGGTTGCACAGACCACGGTAGAGATTTCCCGCGTGCAGAAACGTTGCCTTTGGAGGTGGTACGAAAGGAATCGGGTCCCATTCGCGGCTCGAGAACGCGTTCGGAATCGTATAGACGCGCTGATGCGCATACCGTTCGCGCAATCCCTGCGCGATCGGTTCCGAGACGGTTACGAGAGCTTGCGCGCCTTGAAAGGCGTAGCCCTCGAGCAGCTCGTCGATGGCGCGCAGAATCGGACCGCCGCCCAAAGCGTCGTTGCGCAGCCACGGATCGCGGAGGTCGGCAATCCAAGGCACGTTGCCGTGCGAGCGAGCGGCGACCAAATGCGTTGCGACCGGGGGCGAGGTCGAGATGATCGCGTCGACGCGTTCGCTTTGCAGCAATTCTTTGACGGCGCGTACGCCGGGTCCGAGCCAGCCCAGACGTCCGTCGGCGAATCCGAGCGTACGGTGGCCGACCTCGAGGACGCGCTGCTTCCACGATGGGCGCTCCAGCGCGCTGCCTTGTTCGACGTGAAAGCGTTCGTGCGTCGTTTGGCCGGACCGAACGCCCAGCAATCGGCGCACGGGCGAACGAAATTCGACGACACCGGTCGTACGCACGGGCGGCGAGTAGTGCACGTCACCGACCTGCGGCACGACCGGAATAACCTCCCATCCGTGCGAGGCCAACGATTCGACGATGTGCTGCGCCCGCACCGACGCGATCGCCTGGCGCGGAGGCAGGTAGTACGTCAGCAGCAGCGCGCGTTTCATAGCGACGCGAGCCACCGGTCGACGATGCCGGGCCACGCAAAGCGTTCGACGGCCAGCGCACGCGCGTTCCGCGACATTCGTTCGCGCGCGACCGGATCGCGCGCGATGCCGCGCATCGCGGCGGCAATCGCCGTAGGATCTTCGGGAGGAACGACGATTCCCGCATCGGCGTCCGCGACGATCGCGGCGCCCTCTCCTTCGCCGCTATAAATCACCGGCACGCCGCAGGCCAGCGACGGGAAGAGCTTCGAGGGGCGTGCACCCAGATGCGTGTCCCTGCGCACGAGAGGAACCAGCGAGGCGCTTGCGAGCGAGAAGTACTCCGGCATGTCGTCGAGCGGTACCGGATCGAGGAATCGCACGTTGCTCAGAGCTCTCGCGCGCGTCAGTTCGAGGAGTGCCCGTTTCGTCGTGCCTGCGCCGAGGAAGAGCACGAGGCATTCGGGTGCGAGCGCGGCGGCCTCGATGAGGTTGTGGAGGCCTTGCGCGATCCCGTGCGTTCCCGCGTACAAGAAGAGCGGCCGGCCGTCGAGCTGCAGCCGCCGGGCGAGCGCATCGCTGCGCGCCCGCGGCGTGAACGCTTCGATATCGATGCCGTTCGGTAGAAAGCGCAGCTTGTCGGCCGGGACGCCTTTGCGCACGCGCAGGTCGCGTTCGATTCCGGCGGTGACGGCGTTCACCAGCGTTGCGCGCTGATAGGTCCAGGCTTCGAGCCGCTCGGCCGCGCCGAGCAGCGGACCGCTGCGCAGCACCCCGAGTTCGCGCACGGCATCGGGCCAAAGATCGGCAACGTTGAAAATGAGCGCGCAGCGGTGGAGTTTGGCGGCGATCCACCCGGGAACGGCGAGAAAGAGCGGCGGCGACTCGACGAAAATCGCGTCCGGGCGGCGGGTACGAGCGATTCCGAGCAGCGAGCTGCACGCAAATGACAGATAATTGAGCATGCGCCGGAAACCGGTGCCCGCGGCCGCGTAGACCCAGGTCCGGTGTACGGTCGCGCCGTCGACTCGGTCGCAGCGGTAAAGGCGGCGGCGATATCCCTCGAAGGTGCGTCCGAGGAGATGATTCGGCATCGCCGTGACGACTTCGACCTGATGGCCGCGGCGTATCAGCGCACGGGTCAGTGCCGAAAGACGAGCCTGCGCTGCGCCGATCTCCGGTAGATAATACTGGGTGAGGATCAGGAGGCGCATGAGCCGGCGTGCTTCTGGATTGCGATCGACGAAACGAGCGCGTCGACGATTCGCGCGGCGCTGCCGCCCGCGCCAAAAGGTGCAACGCGCTCCCGCGGAGGCTCGCGACGCGCAGCCAGTGCGATCGCGCAGGGGTCCGAACCCGCGAGCACGTTCCAGCCGCCCTCCAGCGTTTCGTTCCATTCGGTGCGATCGCGCAGCGTGACGCAGGGTGTTCCCAGGGTGATCGCTTCCTTCTGCATCCCGCCCGAATCCGTGATGACGACCCGAGCATGCGCCTGCAGCGCGAGCATCTCGCGATACGAGAGCGGCTCGCAGGTGACGATGTTATCGGAGGCACCGACGCAGAGCAGTTCGACCAGCCGCTGC
Above is a window of Candidatus Baltobacteraceae bacterium DNA encoding:
- a CDS encoding glycosyltransferase encodes the protein MKRALLLTYYLPPRQAIASVRAQHIVESLASHGWEVIPVVPQVGDVHYSPPVRTTGVVEFRSPVRRLLGVRSGQTTHERFHVEQGSALERPSWKQRVLEVGHRTLGFADGRLGWLGPGVRAVKELLQSERVDAIISTSPPVATHLVAARSHGNVPWIADLRDPWLRNDALGGGPILRAIDELLEGYAFQGAQALVTVSEPIAQGLRERYAHQRVYTIPNAFSSREWDPIPFVPPPKATFLHAGNLYRGLCNPLPFFEALAELIREGAVAESEVQVDLYGEPEGWLFAQADACGLSSVMTFHGRAPREEILRRERAASRLIIFVRNGVDERGTYTGKLFEYFGARRKILAVGGPAGRTVMDEALEETGAGQRLRDVAGLRAAIVDAVREWRSGSTAILSEEAVAPFEVAHFGDRYAHVLEQARWSG
- a CDS encoding glycosyltransferase family 4 protein, yielding MRLLILTQYYLPEIGAAQARLSALTRALIRRGHQVEVVTAMPNHLLGRTFEGYRRRLYRCDRVDGATVHRTWVYAAAGTGFRRMLNYLSFACSSLLGIARTRRPDAIFVESPPLFLAVPGWIAAKLHRCALIFNVADLWPDAVRELGVLRSGPLLGAAERLEAWTYQRATLVNAVTAGIERDLRVRKGVPADKLRFLPNGIDIEAFTPRARSDALARRLQLDGRPLFLYAGTHGIAQGLHNLIEAAALAPECLVLFLGAGTTKRALLELTRARALSNVRFLDPVPLDDMPEYFSLASASLVPLVRRDTHLGARPSKLFPSLACGVPVIYSGEGEGAAIVADADAGIVVPPEDPTAIAAAMRGIARDPVARERMSRNARALAVERFAWPGIVDRWLASL